One segment of Panicum virgatum strain AP13 chromosome 1K, P.virgatum_v5, whole genome shotgun sequence DNA contains the following:
- the LOC120642511 gene encoding uncharacterized protein LOC120642511 codes for MFTEGLDRDALQWVREGQGAAALHSHDRMDALRAVRGAAGRGGLGMPPPEKFRSGHMTRGTAVPLTRSSLRSDDGSAASGSDMVESSDNEEIEVCSGRYSVDSSPRRDDVTRRTAVPLYRYATMPGQQHYYSTDDGYSDLSSSRDTALPRAKAQPRRPQARVVGYVDEEYSDSAASSEFSSQVEGQSNGVTSKGGYASEYSHTGPARREVNNVVQKTRAAAAENYSRNKPLNSKAYQSDSYSSHVPAREDAKSTHKLDGPSDVPSAPPIHDYEQDHRPVTHNDTRSCANTNSTDGLSTKIDEHQEVNGGPNLADKNDRGTLNGGHTSKPSSSIPLRVPTFHASLQGPWYSVLAYDACVRLCLHAWARGCMEAPVFLENECTLLRNTFSLQNVLLQSEEELMSKRASELVSEGAASKPKKTIGKMKVQVRKVRMSVDMPSGCNFSSLPMVKLDSVRYRLSNVQSTLSSGWESVRRVRVLPQLPANSSFSKHSLAYMQASAQYIKQVSGLLKVGVSTLRSSSTIEAPQETYSCQLRLKSSPEDDVVPMQPGSGETHVFFPDSLGDDLIIDVSDSKGKPCGRVVAQVATMAEDPTDKLRWWSIYREPEHELVGRIQLYIHYTTAADENNMKYGSVAETVAYDIILEVAMKAQHIQQRNLVVHGSWKWLLTEFALYYGVSDAYTKLRYLSYIMDVATPTADWLNLVHELLLPILMKNHSTATLSHQENRILGDVEEQIEQTLAMVFENYKSLDESIPSGLAEDFRPPTGLAASALEPAIKLYSLLHDVLSPEAQLRLCGYFQAAARKRSRRHMLETDEYVTGNSEGIRVDLVTVTTAYQKMKSLCNNLRNEIFTDIDIHNQHILPSFVDLPNLAAAICSVELSNRLRAFLVACPPAGPASPVADLVIATADFQKDLASWNICPIKAGVDAKELFHLYIVLWIEDKRRMLLENCRLDKVKWSGVRTQHMTTPFVDEMYDLLKNTLTEYEVIICRWPEYIFVLENAIADVEKAVIESLEKQYADVLAPLKDCIAPKKFGLKVVQKLTKRNSTVPYTVSEDLGILLNTLKRLLDVLRPRIESHLKSWSSCIPNGGNSAAIGEKLSEVTVTLRAKFRNYMQAVVEKLSENTRMQNTTKLKKIIQDSKELVIESDIRSRMQALKDQLIEAINHVHKVSEVHVFVAICRGFWDRMGQDVLSFLENRKENKAWYKGARVAISVLDDTFASQLQQLLGNTLPPKDLEPPRSIMEVRSILCKDAPRQKSSSFYY; via the exons ATGTTCACGGAGGGGCTAGATCGCGACGCGCTCCAGTGGGTGCGAGAG ggccagggagcggcggcgctacaCAGTCACGACCGCATGGACGCGCTCCGCGccgtgcgcggcgcggccggccgcgggGGCCTCggcatgccgccgccggagaagtTCCGGAGCGGGCACATGACGCGCGGCACGGCGGTGCCGCTCACACGCTCCTCGCTGCGCAGCGACGACGGCAGCGCCGCCTCGGGATCCGACATGGTCGAGTCGTCGGACAACGAGGAGATTGAGGTCTGCAGCGGCAGGTACTCAGTGGACTCGTCGCCCCGCCGCGACGATGTGACCCGACGCACTGCCGTGCCCCTCTACCGCTACGCCACCATGCCTGGTCAACAGCACTACTACTCCACTGATGATGGTTACTCGGACTTGAGCTCTTCACGAGACACGGCACTGCCAAGGGCTAAGGCGCAGCCGCGACGGCCGCAGGCCCGTGTTGTTGGGTATGTTGACGAGGAGTACTCAGACTCTGCAGCCAGCTCTGAATTTTCTAGCCAGGTGGAAGGGCAGAGCAATGGAGTGACCTCCAAAGGTGGGTACGCATCAGAGTACTCCCATACTGGTCCAGCCCGAAGAGAGGTGAATAATGTGGTTCAGAAGACTCGTGCAGCGGCTGCAGAGAATTACAGCCGCAATAAGCCTCTAAATTCGAAAGCCTACCAGTCAGACAGCTATTCTTCTCATGTCCCTGCCCGAGAGGACGCGAAATCAACACATAAATTG GATGGGCCGTCTGATGTCCCCAGTGCACCTCCAATACACGATTATGAACAAGATCATCGTCCAGTTACTCACAATGATACCAGATCTTGTGCCAACACGAATTCCACTGATGGCTTATCTACCAAAATTGACGAACACCAAGAAGTTAATGGGGGACCTAACCTAGCTGACAAAAATGACAG GGGCACTTTGAATGGAGGACACACAAGCAAGCCATCTAGTTCAATTCCTCTTCGAGTCCCAACATTTCATGCTAG TCTGCAAGGTCCCTGGTATTCTGTACTTGCTTATGATGCTTGTGTCCGGCTCTGCCTTCATGCATGGGCTAGAGGCTGTATGGAAGCTCCAGTTTTTCTGGAAAATGAATGTACACTCTTGAGAAATACATTCAG CTTGCAAAATGTCTTGTTACAATCAGAAGAGGAGCTTATGTCGAAGCGTGCATCAGAGCTAGTTAGTGAAGGAGCTGCATCAAAGCCCAAGAAAACAATAGGCAAAATGAAGGTTCAAG TTCGCAAAGTTCGGATGTCTGTAGATATGCCTTCTGGTTGCAACTTTTCGTCATTGCCAATGGTGAAATTGGATTCCGTCCGGTACCGTTTATCCAATGTACAATCCACGCTTTCATCAGGATGGGAGTCTGTACGGAGAGTTCGAGTTTTACCACAGCTTCCTGCTAACAGTTCGTTCTCGAAACATAGCTTAGCATACATGCAAGCAAGTGCTCAGTATATCAAGCAGGTGTCCGGTCTGTTAAAGGTTGGTGTGTCTACTCTGCGGAGCAGTTCAACCATTGAAGCGCCACAAG AGACGTACTCCTGCCAACTGAGGCTTAAAAGTTCACCTGAAGATGATGTGGTACCTATGCAGCCAGGATCTGGTGAAACTCATGTCTT CTTTCCTGATAGCCTTGGAGATGATTTGATCATCGATGTGTCTGATTCAAAGGGAAAACCCTGTGGTCGTGTTGTTGCTCAAGTTGCTACAATGGCTGAGGATCCT ACTGACAAGCTTCGCTGGTGGTCAATATATCGGGAACCTGAGCATGAACTTGTGGGTCGCATACAACTATATATCCACTATACCACTGCTGCTGATGAGAACAACATGAAG TATGGTTCTGTTGCAGAAACTGTGGCATATGATATCATTTTGGAGGTTGCAATGAAAGCGCAGCACATTCAACAACGGAACCTAGTCGTTCATGGCTCTTGGAAGTGGTTGTTGACAGAATTTGCATTGTATTATGGGGTTTCAGACGCCTACACGAAGTTGAG GTATCTCTCTTATATCATGGATGTTGCAACCCCTACTGCTGATTGGCTCAATCTAGTTCACGAGCTTTTGTTACCTATACTGATGAAGAACCACAGTACTGCTACATTGAGCCACCAAGAG AACCGAATACTGGGGGATGTTGAGGAGCAAATTGAACAAACTCTAGCGATGGTTTTTGAGAATTACAAGTCGCTAGATGAGTCTATACCATCGGGTTTGGCGGAAGATTTTAGACCTCCAACTGGATTGGCTGCTTCTGCACTGGAGCCAGCTATTAAGCTGTACAGTCTTCTACATGACGTTCTATCTCCGGAGGCTCAGCTAAGATTGTGTGGTTACTTCCAG GCAGCTGCCAGGAAGCGATCGAGGCGACACATGCTTGAGACTGATGAGTATGTAACAGGAAATTCAGAAGGCATTAGGGTGGATTTGGTAACGGTTACCACGGCCTACCAGAAGATGAAATCATTATGCAATAATCTGCGCAATGAAATTTTTACCGATATTGATATTCATAATCAGCACATACTTCCGAG TTTTGTTGACCTCCCAAATTTAGCTGCCGCCATATGTAGTGTGGAGCTATCAAATAGACTACGTGCTTTTCTTGTTGCGTGCCCTCCTGCTGGTCCTGCATCACCTGTTGCTGATTTGGTGATTGCTACAGCTGACTTTCAGAAGGATCTTGCTAGCTGGAATATCTG CCCTATAAAAGCAGGTGTTGATGCAAAAGAGTTGTTCCATTTATACATTGTATTATGGATTGAAGACAAGCGCAGGATGTTACTGGAAAATTGCAGACTGGATAAG GTCAAATGGTCAGGAGTTAGGACTCAGCATATGACAACACCTTTTGTGGATGAGATGTATGATTTACTGAAGAATACATTGACAGAGTATGAAGTTATCATTTGCCGATGGCCAGAATACATATTTGTTCTTGAGAAT GCCATTGCAGACGTTGAGAAAGCGGTGATTGAGTCTCTGGAAAAACAGTATGCGGATGTTTTAGCTCCACTCAAGGATTGTATTGCACCAAAGAAATTTGGCCTCAAAGTTGTCCAGAAACTCACAAAGCGCAATTCAACGGTGCCCTATACTGTATCAGAAGAT CTTGGCATTCTCTTGAATACATTGAAAAGACTACTTGATGTTTTGCGGCCTCGGATTGAGAGTCACCTGAAGTCGTGGAGTTCTTGTATACCTAATGGAGGAAATTCTGCAGCCATCGGAGAAAAACTTAGTGAAGTTACTGTGACATTGAGGGCTAAATTCCGAAATTACATGCAAGCAGTTGTTGAGAAGCTTTCAGAGAAC ACCCGTATGCAAAATACCACAAAGCTCAAAAAGATTATTCAGGATTCAAAAGAGTTGGTGATTGAATCTGATATCCGCAGCAGGATGCAGGCATTGAAGGATCAACTAATTGAGGCAATAAATCATGTGCACAAAGTCTCTGAAGTACATGTTTTTGTAGCCATATGCCGAGGTTTTTGGGACAGGATGGGACAG GACGTGCTGAGTTTCCTGGAGAATCGCAAAGAAAATAAAGCCTGGTATAAAGGTGCACGAGTCGCGATCTCG GTATTGGATGATACTTTTGCATCCCAGCTGCAACAGCTGCTCGGCAATACACTCCCACCAAAGGACCTAGAGCCACCCAGATCCATCATGGAAGTTCGCTCTATTCTCTGCAAAGATGCACCCCGCCAGAAGAGTTCTAGCTTCTACTATTGA
- the LOC120642519 gene encoding peptidyl-prolyl cis-trans isomerase FKBP12-like isoform X2, which yields MGFEKEILRAGTGPKPTKGQKVTVHCTGYGKDRDLSKKFWSTKDPGQQPFSFNIGLGSVIKGWDEGVMTMQVGEVARIQCTPDYAYGASGFPAWGIQPNSVLVFEIEVLSAQ from the exons atGGGTTTCGAGAAGGAGATCCTGAGAGCCGGCACCGGCCCCAAGCCGACAAAGGGCCAGAAGGTCACCGTCCACTGCACCGGCTACG GGAAGGATCGTGATCTATCCAAGAAATTTTGGAG CACCAAGGACCCAGGTCAGCAGCCATTCAGTTTCAACATTGGTCTGGGTTCAGTGATCAAAG GATGGGATGAGGGAGTTATGACCATGCAAGTGGGTGAAGTTGCTCGTATCCAG TGCACCCCAGACTATGCTTATGGAGCCAGCGGATTTCCTGCCTGGGGAATTCAACCAAACTCGGTGCTGGTGTTCGAGATTGAGGTCCTCAGTGCTCAGTAA
- the LOC120642519 gene encoding peptidyl-prolyl cis-trans isomerase FKBP12-like isoform X1, which yields MGFEKEILRAGTGPKPTKGQKVTVHCTGYEKQQQPSGAQGHGASSSQGAAATSQQKRKRGVQHHGKDRDLSKKFWSTKDPGQQPFSFNIGLGSVIKGWDEGVMTMQVGEVARIQCTPDYAYGASGFPAWGIQPNSVLVFEIEVLSAQ from the exons atGGGTTTCGAGAAGGAGATCCTGAGAGCCGGCACCGGCCCCAAGCCGACAAAGGGCCAGAAGGTCACCGTCCACTGCACCGGCTACG AAAAACAGCAACAACCTTCAGGTGCTCAAGGTCACGGTGCATCATCATCACagggagcagcagcaacatcaCAACAGAAAAGGAAGAGAGGTGTCCAGCACCACG GGAAGGATCGTGATCTATCCAAGAAATTTTGGAG CACCAAGGACCCAGGTCAGCAGCCATTCAGTTTCAACATTGGTCTGGGTTCAGTGATCAAAG GATGGGATGAGGGAGTTATGACCATGCAAGTGGGTGAAGTTGCTCGTATCCAG TGCACCCCAGACTATGCTTATGGAGCCAGCGGATTTCCTGCCTGGGGAATTCAACCAAACTCGGTGCTGGTGTTCGAGATTGAGGTCCTCAGTGCTCAGTAA
- the LOC120642530 gene encoding uncharacterized protein LOC120642530, with translation MRGDTVVIRLPGPRALRVLARSVLFAAALLFLPWLRAAEAPARSHTVDACGAAAAQAELLLRDLRREGLLAPGTRAVVLASYGGCDAPAPMKDQDSVLRPASLRRMLMLGDSSVDFLLDFGYFDEEGDRFAFADRVLKHGGILAAPIDSLSVLSLPQNYCVIYIRRSAEVFVGVKKIAPAGDNGNAGTRMDLSSVTSLKEGVVSSEPPETASLELKNMGRKLLLSDISGTRAAHDRRGSFQMLQQDLQS, from the coding sequence ATGCGGGGCGACACTGTCGTGATCCGGCTGCCCGGCCCGCGCGCCCTCCGCGTGCTCGCGCGCTCCGTGCtcttcgccgccgcgctgctcttCCTGCCATGGCTCCGCGCTGCCGAGGCTCCGGCCCGGAGCCACACTGTCGACGCctgcggcgctgccgccgcccaggcGGAGCTCCTGCTCCGCGACTTGCGCCGCGAGGGCCTGCTCGCCCCCGGCACCCGCGCCGTCGTCCTAGCCTCCTATGGAGGCTGCGACGCGCCCGCCCCGATGAAGGACCAGGACAGCGTCCTGCGACCCGCCTCGCTGCGGCGGATGCTGATGTTAGGGGACTCGTCAGTAGACTTTCTGCTGGATTTCGGGTACTTCGACGAGGAAGGTGACAGGTTCGCCTTCGCCGATCGGGTGCTCAAGCATGGCGGCATCCTTGCCGCCCCAATTGACTCGTTGAGCGTGCTCAGCTTGCCGCAGAACTACTGCGTCATCTACATCCGTCGGTCTGCTGAGGTTTTTGTTGGGGTCAAGAAGATTGCGCCCGCCGGCGACAATGGCAATGCCGGCACAAGAATGGATCTGTCATCAGTAACTTCCCTGAAGGAAGGTGTTGTTTCCAGTGAGCCACCTGAGACTGCCAGCCTTGAACTCAAGAACATGGGGCGGAAGCTCCTACTTTCTGATATCAGTGGAACTCGAGCAGCACACGATCGTAGAGGATCGTTCCAGATGCTCCAGCAGGACCTTCAGAGTTGA